In Ipomoea triloba cultivar NCNSP0323 chromosome 15, ASM357664v1, one genomic interval encodes:
- the LOC116007269 gene encoding uncharacterized protein LOC116007269 isoform X2: MAVQADFTSLPITSGHVPMHARSFRQARRHELFVESKMESRRVKVARHLEPWRDLTGKVVMVTGASSGLGREFSLDLAKAGCRVIAAARRVDRLKSLCDEINGVGSGDSSTVPPPRAVAVVLDISAGGSAVEAAVQKAWAAFGRIDALINNAGIRGSRQSPLDLTEEEWNETIRTNLTGTWLVTKYVCLLMRNARLGGSVINISSINGLNRVQFMGALAYSSSKSALNTFTKAMALELGAYGIRVNSISPGIFKSEITMNLLQKHWIKKVANKILPLRTLGSTDPALTSLIRYLIHDSSEYISGNIYVVDAGTTLPGVPIFSSL; encoded by the exons ATGGCTGTACAGGCGGACTTTACCTCATTGCCAATCACCAGTGGCCATGTGCCCATGCACGCTCGGTCTTTTCGCCAGGCTAG ACGCCATGAGTTATTCGTCGAAAGCAAAATGGAGAGCCGTCGTGTGAAAGTGGCGCGCCACCTGGAGCCATGGCGGGACCTTACCGGAAAGGTTGTGATGGTCACCGGAGCCTCGTCGGGGCTGGGCCGAGAATTCAGCCTCGACTTGGCCAAAGCCGGCTGCAGAGTCATCGCCGCGGCGCGCCGAGTGGACCGCCTCAAATCTCTCTGCGACGAGATCAATGGAGTCGGTTCCGGCGATTCCAGCACCGTTCCGCCGCCCCGAGCCGTGGCTGTTGTGCTCGATATCAGCGCCGGCGGTTCCGCCGTCGAGGCCGCCGTTCAGAAGGCCTGGGCCGCCTTCGGACGTATCGACGCATTGATTAACAATGCCGGTATTAGAG GTAGCAGGCAGAGTCCATTGGATCTGACAGAGGAAGAATGGAATGAGACCATAAGAACAAACCTAACTGGAACATGGTTGGTCACAAAATATGTGTGTTTGCTGATGCGCAATGCTAGGCTGGGAGGATCTGTCATCAACATCTCCTCCATTAATGGGCTTAATCGTGTGCAGTTCATGGGGGCTCTTGCTTATTCTTCTTCAAAGAGTGCTCTCAACACATTCACAAAG GCGATGGCGCTTGAACTGGGAGCTTATGGGATAAGAGTGAACTCCATTTCTCCTGGGATTTTCAAGTCCGAGATCACCATGAATCTGTTGCAGAAACATTGGATCAAAAAGGTTGCTAATAAGATTCTGCCTTTAAGAACACTTGGCTCAACAGATCCAGCACTCACATCACTTATACGTTACTTAATCCACGACTCCTCCGAATATATATCCGGAAATATTTATGTCGTTGATGCTGGAACTACTTTGCCTGGtgttcccattttctcttctctctaa
- the LOC116007303 gene encoding uncharacterized protein LOC116007303 — protein MESLTYNERETERLAKVARHLEPWRDLTGKVVMVTGASSGLGREFSLDLAKAGCRVIVAARRLDRLKSLCDEINGAGSGGSSSVPPPCAVAIELDVSADGPAIEAAVLKAWESFGHIDALVNNAGIRGTRQTPLDLTEEEWNDNIRTNLTGTWLVTKYVCLLMRNAKLGGSVINISSISGLNRVQFMGSLAYSCSKSAVNTLTMAMALELGAYGIRVNSISPGIFKSEITKNLVTKDWLKTVIQRAVPLRTYGTTDPALTSLIRYLIHDSSEYVSGNIYVIDAGSTLPGLPLFSSL, from the exons ATGGAGAGCCTAACGTATAACGAAAGGGAAACGGAGAGACTAGCGAAAGTGGCGCGCCACCTGGAGCCATGGCGGGACCTCACCGGCAAAGTGGTGATGGTCACCGGAGCTTCGTCGGGACTCGGCCGAGAATTCAGCCTCGACTTGGCAAAAGCCGGCTGCAGAGTAATAGTAGCGGCGCGCCGACTCGACAGGCTTAAATCTCTCTGCGACGAGATCAATGGAGCCGGTTCCGGTGGATCCAGCTCCGTTCCGCCGCCCTGTGCGGTGGCGATTGAGCTCGACGTCAGCGCGGATGGCCCCGCCATCGAGGCCGCCGTTCTCAAGGCTTGGGAATCGTTCGGACACATCGACGCCTTGGTTAACAATGCCGGTATCAGAG GTACCAGACAGACTCCATTGGACCTGACAGAGGAAGAATGGAATGACAACATAAGAACAAACCTAACCGGAACATGGCTGGTCACAAAATATGTGTGCTTGCTCATGCGCAATGCTAAACTGGGAGGATCTGTCATCAACATCTCCTCCATTAGCGGCCTTAATCGCGTGCAATTCATGGGGTCTCTGGCTTATTCTTGTTCAAAGAGTGCTGTTAACACCCTCACAATG GCGATGGCGCTTGAACTGGGAGCTTATGGGATAAGAGTGAACTCCATTTCTCCTGGGATTTTCAAGTCCGAGATTACCAAGAATCTGGTTACCAAAGATTGGCTCAAAACCGTTATCCAGAGGGCTGTGCCTTTAAGAACATATGGCACAACGGATCCGGCACTCACCTCGCTTATACGCTATTTAATCCACGACTCCTCCGAATATGTGTCTGGAAATATTTATGTCATAGATGCTGGGTCCACTTTGCCTGGTCTCCCCCTTTTCTCTTCCCTCTAA
- the LOC116006111 gene encoding probable auxin efflux carrier component 1b: MIKISDLYHVLTAVVPLYVAMILAYGSVKWWKIFTPDQCSGINRFVALFAVPLLSFHFISTNNPYTMNYRFIAADALQKVIVLVVLAIWSRTSSRGSLEWSITLFSLSTLPNTLVMGIPLLKGMYGEFSGSLMVQIVVLQCIIWYTLMLFLFEYRGARMLIAEQFPDTAGSIISFKVDSDVISLDGKEPLETQAEIGEDGKLHVTVRKSASSRSEIFSRRSHGPNSGLSLTPRPSNLTNAEIYSLQSSRNPTPRGSSFNHTDFYSMVNGKAANLSPRQSNFGNLGFDEERGNGVYGQGNSGSGYPAPAGAGLFSPVTGPASAKKKGNGIESGGKDLHMFVWSSSASPVSEGGIHVFKGGDYGHELGVGAHPKDYDDFGREEFSFDNRQNPNGNDKEGPVLSKLGSSSTTELHPKAAMETKPAAMPPASVMTRLILIMVWRKLIRNPNTYSSLIGLTWSLVSYRWHIVMPAIIAKSISILSDAGLGMAMFSLGLFMALQPRIIACGKTIASFSMAVRFLTGPAVMAAASIAVGLRGVLLHVAIVQAALPQGIVPFVFAKEYNVHPDILSTGVIFGMLIALPITMVYYILLGL, translated from the exons ATGATCAAAATTTCTGACCTTTACCATGTTCTCACAGCTGTTGTTCCACTGTATGTTGCCATGATTTTAGCCTATGGGTCAGTGAAGTGGTGGAAGATCTTCACCCCAGATCAGTGCTCTGGGATCAACAGATTTGTGGCTCTCTTTGCTGTTCCCCTTCTGTCTTTCCACTTCATCTCCACCAACAATCCATACACCATGAACTACAGGTTCATAGCTGCTGATGCTCTCCAGAAAGTCATTGTCCTTGTGGTTCTAGCCATATGGTCAAGAACCAGCTCCAGGGGATCCCTAGAATGGTCCATTACTCTCTTCTCTCTGTCCACTCTCCCCAACACACTTGTCATGGGGATCCCTTTGTTGAAGGGCATGTATGGGGAGTTTTCTGGGAGCCTAATGGTGCAGATTGTGGTGCTGCAGTGTATCATTTGGTATACTTTGATGCTGTTCTTGTTTGAGTATAGGGGGGCAAGAATGCTCATTGCAGAGCAGTTTCCTGATACTGCAGGCTCCATAATTTCCTTCAAAGTGGACTCTGATGTTATCTCATTGGATGGGAAAGAGCCATTGGAGACCCAAGCTGAGATTGGTGAAGATGGGAAGCTTCATGTGACTGTGAGGAAATCAGCCAGTTCAAGGTCTGAAATTTTCTCAAGAAGATCCCATGGCCCAAATTCTGGGCTTTCTTTGACTCCCAGACCTTCAAACCTCACCAATGCAGAGATTTACTCTCTGCAGTCTTCAAGAAACCCTACCCCAAGAGGCTCTAGTTTTAACCACACAGATTTTTACTCAATGGTGAATGGGAAGGCTGCAAATCTTAGTCCAAGACAGTCCAATTTTGGGAACTTGGGGTTTGATGAGGAGAGGGGAAATGGGGTTTATGGACAGGGGAATTCTGGGTCTGGGTACCCTGCTCCTGCCGGTGCCGGATTGTTCTCTCCGGTCACCGGTCCGGCCAGTGCCAAGAAGAAGGGTAATGGCATAGAGAGTGGTGGCAAAGACCTTCACATGTTTGTTTGGAGCTCAAGTGCCTCACCAGTTTCTGAAGGGGGAATTCATGTGTTCAAAGGAGGTGATTATGGACATGAACTTGGAGTTGGAGCTCACCCAAAAG ATTACGATGACTTTGGTCGGGAAGAGTTTAGTTTCGATAACAGACAAAACCCGAATGGAAATGACAAGGAAGGGCCTGTGCTATCCAAGCTTGGCTCGAGCTCTACAACCGAGCTTCATCCCAAGGCGGCTATGGAAACCAAGCCTGCAGCCATGCCTCCTGCGAGTGTCATGACTCGACTTATTCTGATTATGGTGTGGAGGAAACTTATTAGGAACCCGAACACGTATTCTAGCTTAATTGGCCTCACTTGGTCTTTGGTGTCTTACAG GTGGCACATTGTGATGCCTGCGATTATAGCCAAGTCGATTTCCATTCTGTCGGATGCTGGTCTTGGAATGGCGATGTTTAGTCTTG GTTTGTTCATGGCATTGCAGCCTAGAATCATTGCCTGTGGGAAGACGATTGCCTCGTTCTCTATGGCCGTAAGGTTCCTTACTGGACCTGCAGTCATGGCTGCTGCCTCGATCGCTGTTGGCCTCCGAGGTGTCCTCCTTCATGTTGCCATCGTTCAG GCTGCCCTTCCCCAAGGAATCGTCCCCTTCGTGTTTGCCAAGGAATACAATGTCCATCCCGATATTCTGAGCACAGG GGTTATATTCGGGATGCTAATCGCACTCCCCATAACGATGGTCTACTACATCCTGCTCGGGCTCTGA
- the LOC116007269 gene encoding uncharacterized protein LOC116007269 isoform X1, whose amino-acid sequence MAVQADFTSLPITSGHVPMHARSFRQASRRHELFVESKMESRRVKVARHLEPWRDLTGKVVMVTGASSGLGREFSLDLAKAGCRVIAAARRVDRLKSLCDEINGVGSGDSSTVPPPRAVAVVLDISAGGSAVEAAVQKAWAAFGRIDALINNAGIRGSRQSPLDLTEEEWNETIRTNLTGTWLVTKYVCLLMRNARLGGSVINISSINGLNRVQFMGALAYSSSKSALNTFTKAMALELGAYGIRVNSISPGIFKSEITMNLLQKHWIKKVANKILPLRTLGSTDPALTSLIRYLIHDSSEYISGNIYVVDAGTTLPGVPIFSSL is encoded by the exons ATGGCTGTACAGGCGGACTTTACCTCATTGCCAATCACCAGTGGCCATGTGCCCATGCACGCTCGGTCTTTTCGCCAGGCTAG TAGACGCCATGAGTTATTCGTCGAAAGCAAAATGGAGAGCCGTCGTGTGAAAGTGGCGCGCCACCTGGAGCCATGGCGGGACCTTACCGGAAAGGTTGTGATGGTCACCGGAGCCTCGTCGGGGCTGGGCCGAGAATTCAGCCTCGACTTGGCCAAAGCCGGCTGCAGAGTCATCGCCGCGGCGCGCCGAGTGGACCGCCTCAAATCTCTCTGCGACGAGATCAATGGAGTCGGTTCCGGCGATTCCAGCACCGTTCCGCCGCCCCGAGCCGTGGCTGTTGTGCTCGATATCAGCGCCGGCGGTTCCGCCGTCGAGGCCGCCGTTCAGAAGGCCTGGGCCGCCTTCGGACGTATCGACGCATTGATTAACAATGCCGGTATTAGAG GTAGCAGGCAGAGTCCATTGGATCTGACAGAGGAAGAATGGAATGAGACCATAAGAACAAACCTAACTGGAACATGGTTGGTCACAAAATATGTGTGTTTGCTGATGCGCAATGCTAGGCTGGGAGGATCTGTCATCAACATCTCCTCCATTAATGGGCTTAATCGTGTGCAGTTCATGGGGGCTCTTGCTTATTCTTCTTCAAAGAGTGCTCTCAACACATTCACAAAG GCGATGGCGCTTGAACTGGGAGCTTATGGGATAAGAGTGAACTCCATTTCTCCTGGGATTTTCAAGTCCGAGATCACCATGAATCTGTTGCAGAAACATTGGATCAAAAAGGTTGCTAATAAGATTCTGCCTTTAAGAACACTTGGCTCAACAGATCCAGCACTCACATCACTTATACGTTACTTAATCCACGACTCCTCCGAATATATATCCGGAAATATTTATGTCGTTGATGCTGGAACTACTTTGCCTGGtgttcccattttctcttctctctaa